A window of Leeia aquatica genomic DNA:
TGTTCTACAGCGGCATGGTTCGCCGCAAGAACGTGTTGGCCACCATGATGCAAAGCTTCGCCATCACGGCCGCGGTCAGCGTACTGTGGGTGGTGGTGGGCTATAGCCTGGCGTTTGACCCGAACAACAGCTTCATTGGTGGTCTGGACCGGGTAATGCTGCGCGGCATCGACCATGGCACCCTGTGGACCGATGGCGCCGGAACCGCTTACACCATCCCGGAACTGCTGTTCATGATGTTCCAGATGACCTTTGCAATCATTACCCCGGCACTGATCACCGGTGCCTTTGCCGAGCGGATGAAGTTTTCTGCCATGCTGCTGTTCTCGGTACTGTGGTCACTGGTGGTCTATGCCCCGGTTGCGCACTGGGTGTGGCAAGCCGGGGGCTGGCTGTTCGCCAAAGGTGCGCTTGATTTTGCTGGTGGCACCGTGGTGCACATCAACGCCGGTGTCGCCGGTCTGGTGTGTGCCCTGATGCTCGGCAAGCGGGTGGGCTTTGGCCGCGAAGCCATGCCACCGCACAATCTGGTGCTGACCCTGATCGGTACCGGCATGCTGTGGGTCGGCTGGTTCGGCTTCAACGCCGGTAGCTGGCTGGCCGCCGATGGTCGTGCCGTGATGGCCATGGTCGCCACCCAGGTGGCCGCTGCTGCTGCCGCCCTGAGCTGGCTGTTTGCAGAGTGGCTGGGCAAGGGCAAGCCATCGGTGCTGGGCCTCGCCTCCGGTGCCGTTGCCGGTCTGGTCGCCATTACCCCGGCCTCCGGTTATGTGGGGGTAGGCGGTGCTCTGGTGCTGGGTCTGGTCGCTGGTATTGTCTGCTACTGGAGCGCCACCTGGCTCAAGCACAAGCTGGGCTACGACGACTCGCTGGACGCCTTTGGCGTGCATGGTGTCGGCGGTATTCTCGGCGCCCTGCTGACTGGTGTCCTGGCTGACGCCAGCATCACCAAGGGCACCCCGGTCCTGTTGCCCCCGATGGAGCAGCTGTGGGTGCAAGCACAGGCCACGCTGGCGACGGCGTGCTACACCCTGGTGGTGACCTGGCTCTTGCTGAAGGTACTGGACATGACCATCGGGCTGCGTGTCAGCACCGACGAAGAGCGCGAAGGGCTGGACATCGTGCTGCATGGTGAGCACGTCGAATAATCACTCCTGTCCTGCCATAAACAGGGCATGTCTCTTGATGGCCGCCGGCTTGCCCGGCGGTTTTTTTTCGACCCTGTCCCCCTGATAAACCCTTAATTGTGCTGGTACTAAAATGGTCTGACTTGCCGCCATCCGGCCCGATACGCGATAATTAGCAGATTTTATTTTGCCCCCACCCCCTGCGTGACCCTTCTCGCACAATAGGAACTTGCAATGGTTTCCCGTACCGACCTCGCCAACGCCATTCGCGCCCTTGCCATGGACGCCGTGCAACAAGCCAATTCTGGCCACCCCGGCATGCCGATGGGCATGGCCGACATCGCCGTGGCCTTGTGGCATGGCGAGCTGAAGCACAATCCTGCCAACCCGAAGTGGCCCAACCGTGACCGCTTTGTGCTGTCCAACGGCCATGGCTCGATGCTGCTGTACAGCTTGCTGCACCTGACCGGTTACGACCTGTCGATCGACGACCTCAAGCAGTTCCGCCAATTGCACAGCCGCACACCGGGCCACCCGGAGTATGGCTACGCACCGGGCGTGGAAACCACCACCGGCCCGCTGGGGCAGGGTATTGCCAATGCGGTGGGCATGGCACTGGCTGAAAAGATGCTGGCCGCCGAATTCAATCGCGACGGCTTTGACCTGATCAACCATCACACCTATGTGTTCCTCGGCGATGGCTGCCTGATGGAAGGCATTTCGCACGAAGCCTGCTCGCTGGCCGGTACGCTGGGGCTGGACAAGCTGGTGGTGTTCTACGACGACAACGGTATTTCCATCGACGGTCACGTCGAAGGCTGGTTCACCGACAACACGCCGCAACGCTTTGCTGCCTATGGCTGGCATGTGATCCCCAAAGTGGATGGTCATGACGCCGACGCGGTGAGCCGCGCGATTGCCGAAGCCAAAACCGCAGGCAAACCCACCCTGATCTGCTGCCAGACCGTGATCGGCAAGGGTTCGCCCAACAAGCAAGGCACCCACGACAGCCACGGCGCACCGCTGGGTGCAGATGAGATTGCCGCCACCCGCGCCGCCATTGGCTGGCCGCATGCTGCGTTCGACATTCCGGCCCCGATTGCTGAAGCCTGGAATGCCCGCGCCAAGGGTGAGGCCCTGGAAGCCGAGTGGAACCAGCGCTTCGCCGCTTACCAGCAAGCCCACCCGCAGCTGGCTGCCGAACTGAGCCGCCGTCTGTCCGGTGAACTGCCGGCCGACTTCGCCCAGTACGCTGCCGAGCAACTGCAAGCGGTAGACAGCAAGGCGGAAACCATTGCCACCCGCAAGGCCAGCCAGAACGCCATTCAGGCGCTGGCACCGAAACTGCCGGAACTGATCGGCGGCTCGGCCGACCTGGCCGGGTCCAACCTGACCCTGTGGAAAGGGGCCAGCGGCGTCAGCAAGGAAGCCGGTGGCAACTACATTTACTACGGCGTACGCGAGTTCGGCATGGCCGCCATCATGAACGGCATGACCCTGTACGGCGGCTTCCGCCCGTTCGGCGGCACCTTCCTGATGTTCTCGGAATACGCCCGCAATGCCCTGCGCATGGCGGCGCTGATGAAGATCAACCCGATCTTCGTGTTCACCCATGATTCGATCGGCCTCGGTGAAGATGGTCCGACCCACCAGCCGGTGGAACAGACCGCGACCCTGCGCATGATCCCGAACATGGACGTGTGGCGTCCGGCCGATACCGCGGAAGCGCTGGTGGCCTGGCAAGTGGCGGTGGAGCACCGCAACACCCCAAGCTGCCTGATCTTCAGCCGCCAGAATCTGGCCTACCAGCCGAAGGATGCCCAGCAGCTGGCGGATATCCGCAAGGGCGGCTACGTGCTGAAAGCCGAAGCGGGTGAACTGAAAGCGGTACTGATCGCCACCGGTTCCGAAGTTGATCTGGCGGTGAAAGCGCAAGCTGCGCTGGCCGAGCAAGGCATCCACGTTCGCGTGGTGTCGATGCCGTCGCCCTTCCTGTTTGACCGTCAGGACAGCGCTTACCAGCAGTCGGTGTTGCCGCGCCACACCCCACGTGTGGCCATCGAGGCGGGTGTATCGGACTACTGGCGCAAGTATGTCGGCCTGCATGGTGCCGTTGTCGGCATCGACACCTTTGGTGAATCCGCCCCGGCCCCGGCCCTGTTCAAGCAATTTGGCTTTACCGTGGATAACGTGGTCGCCCAGGTCAAGGCGGTCCTGTAATCCCGCGCAGCATCCCGATGACGCCCTGCTCCCGCCCCTCCCCCAGCTGCCTGCGGCAGCGGGGCCTCATCACCCCGTCTTCCCCCATCCTCCCCCAATCGGATGGTCAGGCACCCCCATGCCGGGCGGACGGTCTTGTCAAACCCACTCGTGAAACCGTAAGGAGTCTCCCCCCATGATCCGCATCGCCATCAACGGCTACGGTCGGATTGGCCGCAATGTGCTGCGTGCCTTGTACGAAACCCAGCGCCGCAGCGAATTCAAGCTGGTGGCCATCAACGCTTCGGGCGATCTGGAAACCAACGCCCACCTGACCAAGTACGATACCGTGCACGGCCGCTTCCCGTTTGAGGTGAAGGCCGATGCCGACGGCAAGTGGCTACGGGTCAACGGTGAGGACATCCGTTTCTTCTCGACCCGTAACCCGGCAGAACTGCCGTGGGGGGAGCTGGGGGTGGACGTAGTACTGGAATGTACCGGTGCCTTTACCAGCAAGGCCAAGGCCAAGGTGCACCTGGAAGCGGGCGCCCGCAAGGTGCTGATCTCGGCACCGGGCGACAAGGACGTGGATGCCACCATCGTGGTCGGCGTCAACGAGCACATTCTGCGCCCGGAGCATGTGGTGGTGTCGAACGCCTCCTGCACCACCAACTGCCTGGCACCGATCGTCAAGGTGCTGCACGAGGCCATCGGCATTGAAAAAGGGGTGATGACCACCATCCACGCCTACACCAATGATCAGGTGCTGACCGACGTGCGCCACAAGGACCTGCGCCGTGCCCGCTCGGCCACGCAAAGCATGATCCCGACCAAGACCGGCGCTGCAGCCGCAGTGGGCCTGGTACTGCCGGAACTCAATGGCCGACTGGATGGTTTCTCCATCCGGGTACCGACCATCAATGTGTCGATGGTGGATCTGGCGGTGGTGCTCAAGCGCAATACCGACAAGAACGAAGTCAATCAGCTGATGGCGGATGCTGCCAGCGGCAGGATGAAGGGCATCATTGACTACAACGACGAACCGCTGGTGTCGGTGGATTTCAACCACACCCCGGCGTCGAGCATTTTTGACTCCACCCTCACCAAGGTGCTGGATGGCAACCTGCTCAATGTGTCGGCCTGGTACGACAATGAGTGGGGCTACTCCTGCCGCATGCTGGATGCTGCCAAGGCCTTGATGGCCGTTTGAGCGTTTCCGCTGCAGCAGGGCGATGACGGGGGTGCGTCATCGGACAGAGATGGAGCAACCGGGATCGCCCGGCTGTGATGCGGATTCCAACTGAAACAGGAGTGGTGGCATGCAATTCAAGAAACTGAGTGATCAAGCGCTGGCCGGCAAGCGGGTGCTGATTCGCGTCGACATGAACGTGCCGGTCAAGGACGGTGTGATTGGCGACGATACCCGTATCCGCGCCTCCTTGCCGTCGATTGAGCTGGCGCTGGCACAGGGTGCATCGGTGTTGCTGATGACCCATCTGGGCCGCCCGACCGAAGGTGAGCTCAAGCCGGAAGACAGCTTGGCCCCGGTGGTCGCCCGCCTGGCTGAGCTGCTGGGCAAGCCGGTGCGGCTGGTGGCCGACTGGCAGCAACACGGCGTGTCGCTGGCAGCCGGTGAAGTCGCCATGCTGGAGAACGTGCGCTGCAATGTCGGTGAAAAGAAGAACAGCGATGCACTGGGGCAGGCCTATGCCGCGCTGTGTGATGTGTTCGTGAACGATGCCTTTGGTACCGCCCACCGTGCCGAGGCTTCCACCCACGCCGTTGCCAAGTTTGCCCCGGTCGCCTGCGCCGGGGTGCTGCTGGCGGCGGAACTGGACGCTCTGGGCAAGGCGCTGGCACAACCGGCTCGCCCGCTGGTCGCCATCGTGGCGGGCTCCAAGGTCTCCACCAAGCTGACCATCCTGGAGGCACTGGCCGACAAGGTAGACCAGTTGATCGTCGGCGGTGGTATCGCCAACACCTTCCTGCTGGCTGAAGGCCACCAGATCGGCAAGTCGCTGGCCGAGCCGGACCTGCTGGATGCAGCCCGAGCCGTCATTCAGAAGCTGCGCGCCCGCGGTGGCAAGGTGCCTCTGCCGCAAGATGTGGTGGTGGCCAGCGAATTCAGCGCCACGGCCACGGCCACGGTGAAGCCGCTGGCGGCCGTCGGGGCCGACGAGATGATCCTCGATATTGGCCCGAACGCCGCCAATGAGCTGGCCGAGCTGATTGCCCATGCCGGTACGGTGGTGTGGAATGGCCCGGTCGGCGTGTTTGAATTTGATCAGTTTGGCAAGGGCACCGAAACGCTGGCACGCGCCATTGCCGATAGCGCGGCCTTCTCGATTGCCGGTGGCGGCGACACGCTGGCGGCGGTGGCCAAGTATGGCATTACCGAGCAGGTATCCTATATTTCCACCGGTGGCGGCGCCTTCCTCGAGTTCCTCGAAGGCAAGGTGCTGCCGGCGGTGGACATCCTGCAACAGCGCGCCTGATCAACGGCCTATCGGATGTGGTCTGCCTGATATGGCAGACCACTTGCAGTGGTCCCATAGCGGTCTGCTTGGCGGCAGGCGGGCCAGTGGTACAATACGCCACAGCAAGCAGCATACCACTCGACTGAAATCGTGCGGTTGCCCCTCCCCCGCCGCAAGGCACGGGGCACCGCCAACCCCGGAGATTCGCATGCCTCTCGTATCCATGCGCCAGTTGCTCGACCACGCTGCCGAGCACAGCTATGGTCTGCCCGCTTTCAACGTCAACAATCTGGAACAGATGCGCGCCATCATGGAAGCGGCCGATAAGACCGACAGCCCGGTGATCGTGCAGGCTTCCGCCGGTGCCCGCAAATACGCGGGTGCACCGTTTCTGCGCCACCTGATTCTGGCGGCGGTAGAAGAGTTTCCGCATATCCCGGTGGTAATGCATCAGGACCACGGCACCAGTCCGGCCATTTGCCAGCGCTCGATCCAGCTGGGCTTCAGTTCGGTGATGATGGACGGCTCGCTGGCTGAAGATGGCAAAACCCCGACTGACTACGACTATAACGTGCGGGTGACCCGTACCACCGTTGAAATGGCTCACGCCTGCGGCGTGTCGGTGGAAGGTGAAATCGGTTGCCTGGGCTCGCTGGAAACCGGCATGGCCGGTGAGGAAGATGGCGTGGGTGCCGAAGGCACGCTGGACCATTCACAGCTGCTGACCGACCCGGAAGAGGCCGCCCGTTTTGTGCGCGACACCCAGGTGGATGCGCTGGCGATCGCCATTGGCACCAGCCACGGCGCCTACAAGTTCAGCCGCCCGCCGACCGGCGACATCCTGGCAATTGACCGCATCAAGGCCATCCACGCCCGCATCCCCAACACCCATCTGGTGATGCACGGCAGTTCCAGCGTGCCGCAGGACTGGCTGGCGGTGATCAACGAGTTTGGTGGCCAGATTCCGGAAACCTACGGCGTGCCGGTCGAAGAGATCGTGGAAGGCATCAAGCACGGCGTACGCAAGGTCAATATCGACACTGACCTGCGCCTGGCGTCCACCGGCGCTATCCGCCGCTTCCTCGCCAAGAACCCGGCCGAATTCGACCCGCGCAAGTACCTGAAGGAAACCGTCACCGCCATGCGTGACATCTGCGTGGCCCGCTACGAAGCGTTTGGTGCCGCCGGGCAGGCCAGCAAGATCAAAGCCCTGTCGCTTGATGCCATGGCCAGCCGCTACGCCAAGGGCGAGCTGGCAGCGGTCGTTCGCTGACCCTTTCCACTCACCCGCCGGGCGGCGCATCCGCCCGGCGGGTTTCGCTCGTCCTTGTCCCCCGCTATAATACGGCTGCATTTTTTAGTCGGACCAATCAAATGGGATGTTGGTCAGGCCGGGAAACTGTTTTTTAGCGACACCTGACAACATAACAAGGATTGAGGACAAATGAGTATCGGCATCGGCGGCAGTACGCCCGAAGCAGCACTGGCCCGACTGTCAGACATGACAGCGGGTGCACGCCCTATTGAGCAGGCCGAGTATCAGGCCCGCATCGCCAAGGCCCAGGCTTATATGCAGGCGAACGGTATCGACGCCGTCTATCTGCATGCCGGGACCGACCTGTATTATTTTACCGGTACCCGCTGGAACCCCAGCGAGCGCATGGTCGGCGCCTTGCTGCCCGCACAAGGGCCCGTGCGTTACATCTCGCCCTGGTTTGAGATTGGCACCCTGCGCGACTACATGGCGGTGGAGGGTGAAGTGCTGGCCTGGCATGAGCACGAGAGCCCGTATGCGCTATTTGTACGCATGCTGGATACACTGCCTGCTCAGGGTCGTCGCCCGGTGATCGGTTTGAGCGAAAGCACACCGTTCTTTGTGGTCAATGGCATACAGAAGCTGACCTCCGCCCATGATTTTGTGGACGCCAAGCCGGTGACGGCACATTGCCGTACCTGCAAATCCCCCGCCGAAATTGCACTGATGCAACGCGCCAAGGACATGACACTGG
This region includes:
- a CDS encoding ammonium transporter, with product MKMSRFLLALASPALAMPALAGAPVTLDRGDTAWMLVATALVLFMTLPGLALFYSGMVRRKNVLATMMQSFAITAAVSVLWVVVGYSLAFDPNNSFIGGLDRVMLRGIDHGTLWTDGAGTAYTIPELLFMMFQMTFAIITPALITGAFAERMKFSAMLLFSVLWSLVVYAPVAHWVWQAGGWLFAKGALDFAGGTVVHINAGVAGLVCALMLGKRVGFGREAMPPHNLVLTLIGTGMLWVGWFGFNAGSWLAADGRAVMAMVATQVAAAAAALSWLFAEWLGKGKPSVLGLASGAVAGLVAITPASGYVGVGGALVLGLVAGIVCYWSATWLKHKLGYDDSLDAFGVHGVGGILGALLTGVLADASITKGTPVLLPPMEQLWVQAQATLATACYTLVVTWLLLKVLDMTIGLRVSTDEEREGLDIVLHGEHVE
- the tkt gene encoding transketolase is translated as MVSRTDLANAIRALAMDAVQQANSGHPGMPMGMADIAVALWHGELKHNPANPKWPNRDRFVLSNGHGSMLLYSLLHLTGYDLSIDDLKQFRQLHSRTPGHPEYGYAPGVETTTGPLGQGIANAVGMALAEKMLAAEFNRDGFDLINHHTYVFLGDGCLMEGISHEACSLAGTLGLDKLVVFYDDNGISIDGHVEGWFTDNTPQRFAAYGWHVIPKVDGHDADAVSRAIAEAKTAGKPTLICCQTVIGKGSPNKQGTHDSHGAPLGADEIAATRAAIGWPHAAFDIPAPIAEAWNARAKGEALEAEWNQRFAAYQQAHPQLAAELSRRLSGELPADFAQYAAEQLQAVDSKAETIATRKASQNAIQALAPKLPELIGGSADLAGSNLTLWKGASGVSKEAGGNYIYYGVREFGMAAIMNGMTLYGGFRPFGGTFLMFSEYARNALRMAALMKINPIFVFTHDSIGLGEDGPTHQPVEQTATLRMIPNMDVWRPADTAEALVAWQVAVEHRNTPSCLIFSRQNLAYQPKDAQQLADIRKGGYVLKAEAGELKAVLIATGSEVDLAVKAQAALAEQGIHVRVVSMPSPFLFDRQDSAYQQSVLPRHTPRVAIEAGVSDYWRKYVGLHGAVVGIDTFGESAPAPALFKQFGFTVDNVVAQVKAVL
- the gap gene encoding type I glyceraldehyde-3-phosphate dehydrogenase, which codes for MIRIAINGYGRIGRNVLRALYETQRRSEFKLVAINASGDLETNAHLTKYDTVHGRFPFEVKADADGKWLRVNGEDIRFFSTRNPAELPWGELGVDVVLECTGAFTSKAKAKVHLEAGARKVLISAPGDKDVDATIVVGVNEHILRPEHVVVSNASCTTNCLAPIVKVLHEAIGIEKGVMTTIHAYTNDQVLTDVRHKDLRRARSATQSMIPTKTGAAAAVGLVLPELNGRLDGFSIRVPTINVSMVDLAVVLKRNTDKNEVNQLMADAASGRMKGIIDYNDEPLVSVDFNHTPASSIFDSTLTKVLDGNLLNVSAWYDNEWGYSCRMLDAAKALMAV
- a CDS encoding phosphoglycerate kinase, which produces MQFKKLSDQALAGKRVLIRVDMNVPVKDGVIGDDTRIRASLPSIELALAQGASVLLMTHLGRPTEGELKPEDSLAPVVARLAELLGKPVRLVADWQQHGVSLAAGEVAMLENVRCNVGEKKNSDALGQAYAALCDVFVNDAFGTAHRAEASTHAVAKFAPVACAGVLLAAELDALGKALAQPARPLVAIVAGSKVSTKLTILEALADKVDQLIVGGGIANTFLLAEGHQIGKSLAEPDLLDAARAVIQKLRARGGKVPLPQDVVVASEFSATATATVKPLAAVGADEMILDIGPNAANELAELIAHAGTVVWNGPVGVFEFDQFGKGTETLARAIADSAAFSIAGGGDTLAAVAKYGITEQVSYISTGGGAFLEFLEGKVLPAVDILQQRA
- the fba gene encoding class II fructose-bisphosphate aldolase (catalyzes the reversible aldol condensation of dihydroxyacetonephosphate and glyceraldehyde 3-phosphate in the Calvin cycle, glycolysis, and/or gluconeogenesis), encoding MPLVSMRQLLDHAAEHSYGLPAFNVNNLEQMRAIMEAADKTDSPVIVQASAGARKYAGAPFLRHLILAAVEEFPHIPVVMHQDHGTSPAICQRSIQLGFSSVMMDGSLAEDGKTPTDYDYNVRVTRTTVEMAHACGVSVEGEIGCLGSLETGMAGEEDGVGAEGTLDHSQLLTDPEEAARFVRDTQVDALAIAIGTSHGAYKFSRPPTGDILAIDRIKAIHARIPNTHLVMHGSSSVPQDWLAVINEFGGQIPETYGVPVEEIVEGIKHGVRKVNIDTDLRLASTGAIRRFLAKNPAEFDPRKYLKETVTAMRDICVARYEAFGAAGQASKIKALSLDAMASRYAKGELAAVVR